The following proteins are co-located in the Acidobacteriota bacterium genome:
- a CDS encoding glycoside hydrolase family 2, which translates to MPRSEHPRPDFVRRDWQTLNGTWEFEFDDRDEGMRARWFAADAARFSRTIVVPFAFQSSLSGIRDTAFHDVVWYRRRFTVPAAWRDRRVLLNFGAVDYEAIVWVNGTEVGRHRGGHVGFGFDVTDALRSGENVVSLRVVDPGTDRTVPRGKQYWRPSSESIFYTRTTGLWQPAWIEAAGAVRMANLRVTPDVDRAQVRVEADLVRARRTTPAPATALRVRMTAAIEGVEQADQTTTVYGDRIAATLSLPAQRLWSPDRPVLYDLAVELSGPDGVVDRVESYFGQRKVSLHDGRVYLNNAPYYLRLVLDQGYWPDGILTPPSDDAMQYDIRMTKAFGFNGARKHQKAEDPRWLYYADRMGLLVWGEMANAQDFSPEYASRFADEWAQVIARDYNHPAIVAWVPINESWGVPQILTSAEQQAHAKTLYQMTRSLDATRPVVDNDGWEHTDQTDLMTLHDYARTGEELAAKYAHLTAEPARIPRNGREASVYGARYNGAPFVMSEFGGIAFRLGPQQRSNEWGYAGVEPTRETFLARLDGLVKALRGNRAWAGFCYTQLTDVEQEINGLMTFDRTPKADPDVLKKIIAQ; encoded by the coding sequence GTGCCGCGGTCCGAGCATCCGCGGCCCGACTTCGTGCGCCGCGACTGGCAGACGCTGAACGGCACGTGGGAGTTCGAGTTCGACGATCGCGATGAAGGAATGAGGGCGCGGTGGTTCGCGGCGGATGCTGCGCGGTTCTCGCGCACCATCGTCGTGCCGTTCGCGTTTCAGTCCTCGTTGTCGGGCATCCGCGACACGGCGTTTCACGACGTCGTGTGGTACCGCCGCCGGTTCACCGTGCCGGCCGCCTGGCGCGACCGCCGTGTGCTGCTCAACTTCGGCGCGGTCGACTACGAGGCCATCGTCTGGGTCAACGGCACGGAGGTGGGCCGGCATCGTGGCGGACACGTGGGGTTCGGCTTCGACGTGACCGACGCGCTGCGATCCGGCGAGAACGTGGTCAGCCTTCGCGTGGTCGATCCGGGGACGGACCGCACCGTGCCCCGCGGCAAGCAGTACTGGCGGCCGTCGTCCGAAAGCATCTTCTACACGCGGACGACGGGGTTGTGGCAGCCGGCGTGGATCGAGGCGGCCGGCGCCGTGCGGATGGCGAACCTGCGCGTGACGCCGGACGTGGACCGCGCTCAGGTTCGCGTCGAGGCCGACCTCGTGCGGGCACGCCGGACGACGCCGGCGCCTGCCACGGCGCTCCGCGTGCGGATGACCGCCGCGATCGAGGGCGTCGAGCAGGCCGATCAGACCACCACGGTGTACGGCGATCGCATCGCCGCGACGCTCTCGCTTCCCGCGCAGCGGCTCTGGAGCCCGGATCGACCGGTGTTGTACGACCTCGCCGTGGAGCTGTCGGGCCCCGATGGCGTCGTCGACCGTGTCGAGAGCTACTTCGGGCAGAGGAAGGTGAGCCTGCACGACGGACGCGTCTATCTGAACAACGCCCCGTACTACCTGCGGCTCGTGTTGGACCAGGGCTACTGGCCCGACGGCATCCTGACGCCGCCGAGCGACGACGCGATGCAGTACGACATCCGGATGACCAAGGCGTTCGGATTCAACGGCGCGAGGAAACACCAGAAGGCGGAAGATCCGCGGTGGCTCTACTACGCCGACCGGATGGGCCTGCTCGTGTGGGGCGAGATGGCCAACGCGCAGGACTTCAGCCCGGAGTACGCATCACGCTTCGCCGACGAGTGGGCGCAAGTGATCGCCCGCGACTACAACCACCCCGCCATCGTGGCCTGGGTGCCGATCAACGAGAGCTGGGGCGTGCCGCAGATCCTGACGAGCGCCGAGCAGCAGGCGCACGCGAAGACGCTGTACCAGATGACGCGATCGCTCGACGCGACGCGGCCGGTGGTGGACAACGACGGCTGGGAGCACACCGACCAGACGGACCTGATGACGCTGCACGACTACGCGCGCACCGGCGAGGAGCTCGCCGCCAAGTACGCGCACCTCACCGCCGAGCCCGCGCGCATCCCGCGCAACGGCCGCGAAGCGTCGGTCTACGGCGCGCGATACAACGGCGCGCCGTTCGTGATGAGCGAGTTCGGCGGCATCGCGTTCCGGCTCGGACCGCAACAGCGATCCAACGAGTGGGGCTATGCCGGCGTGGAGCCCACGCGAGAGACGTTTCTCGCCAGGCTCGACGGCCTGGTCAAGGCGCTGCGCGGCAACCGCGCGTGGGCGGGGTTCTGCTACACGCAGCTCACGGACGTCGAGCAGGAGATCAACGGCCTCATGACGTTCGATCGGACGCCGAAGGCCGATCCAGACGTCTTGAAGAAGATCATCGCTCAATGA
- the ligD gene encoding non-homologous end-joining DNA ligase, producing the protein MRDAETLTVAGREIVLSHPEKVLFPEAGYTKRDLAGYYLTVADGALRGAGGRPNMLKRYPGGIAGEFFYQKRAPASRPSWIEVVTLRFPSGRTADEVVPRDAAALIWMANLACLELHPHPVRAEDLDHPDELRVDLDPVPGVGWKEIRRVAAIVRAALDAFGLRGWPKTSGSRGLHVCVRIQPRWTFDDVRRAALALAREVERQAPALATSKWWKEERHGVFLDYNQNAKDRTVASAYSVRPTPRATVSAPLAWDEIDGCEPGDFTMATMPRRYAALGDPHEPIDGHAGSLDALLELAARQAAEGQGDAPWPPHYRKHAGEAPRVAPSRRRAPSPVAAAGGPDDADAPDVSAKKKTARRRPSTARKRA; encoded by the coding sequence GTGCGTGACGCCGAGACGCTGACCGTCGCCGGCCGCGAGATCGTCCTGTCGCATCCGGAGAAGGTGCTGTTCCCGGAGGCGGGGTACACGAAGCGCGACCTCGCCGGCTACTACCTCACGGTGGCGGATGGCGCGCTGCGCGGCGCCGGCGGCCGTCCGAACATGTTGAAGCGCTACCCCGGCGGGATCGCGGGCGAGTTCTTCTATCAGAAGCGCGCGCCAGCCTCGCGGCCCTCGTGGATCGAGGTCGTGACGCTGCGGTTTCCGTCGGGCCGGACGGCCGACGAGGTCGTACCGCGTGACGCGGCCGCGCTGATCTGGATGGCGAACCTCGCGTGCCTCGAGCTGCACCCGCATCCCGTGCGCGCCGAGGATCTGGATCACCCCGACGAGCTTCGCGTGGATCTCGACCCGGTGCCCGGCGTCGGCTGGAAGGAGATCCGCCGCGTGGCCGCCATCGTCCGCGCCGCGCTCGACGCCTTCGGCCTGCGAGGCTGGCCGAAGACGTCGGGATCGCGCGGGCTGCACGTGTGCGTGCGCATCCAGCCGCGATGGACGTTCGACGACGTGCGGCGCGCCGCGCTCGCGCTGGCACGTGAGGTCGAGCGCCAGGCGCCGGCGCTCGCGACGAGCAAGTGGTGGAAGGAAGAGCGTCACGGCGTCTTCCTCGACTACAACCAGAACGCGAAGGACCGGACGGTCGCGTCCGCGTATTCCGTCCGCCCGACGCCGCGCGCCACCGTGTCGGCGCCGCTCGCGTGGGACGAGATCGACGGCTGCGAGCCGGGCGACTTCACGATGGCGACGATGCCGCGCCGATACGCGGCGCTGGGCGATCCGCACGAGCCGATCGACGGCCACGCGGGATCGCTCGACGCGCTGCTCGAGCTGGCGGCCCGCCAGGCGGCGGAAGGGCAGGGCGACGCTCCGTGGCCGCCGCATTACCGCAAGCACGCGGGCGAGGCACCGCGCGTGGCGCCGTCTCGACGCCGCGCTCCGAGCCCCGTCGCCGCGGCCGGCGGCCCCGACGACGCGGACGCGCCGGACGTCAGCGCGAAGAAGAAGACCGCACGCCGAAGACCTTCGACAGCTCGTAAGCGGGCATGA
- a CDS encoding ATP-dependent DNA ligase, which produces MTSPPVTPPVPPMLARLADAIPRDAAYLYEPKWDGFRAIVFRSADDVFIQSRDLRPLDRYFPELHAALIERVPPGCVVDGEIVIATRHGLDFDALQLRLHPAASRVARLAAESPASFVAFDLLSAGGHDLRAAPQHDRRRALERLLDGVTPPVHVTPMTTDPSIAEDWLSRFEGAGLDGVVAKPADAPYEPGKRSMIKIKHVRTADCVVGGFRWHKAGPDRLVGSLLLGLYDDAGTLHHVGVTSSFTMARRLELARELEPLRARALDRHPWRNWAGAEQGNGARMPGAQSRWSAGKDLSWEPLRVERVCEVKYDHLQGDRFRHATTFLRWRMDKPPRECTYEQLDVMPAYELSKVFGVRSSSSR; this is translated from the coding sequence ATGACCTCTCCACCCGTCACGCCGCCCGTCCCACCCATGCTCGCCAGGCTGGCGGACGCGATCCCCCGCGACGCCGCCTATCTGTACGAGCCCAAGTGGGATGGCTTCCGGGCGATCGTTTTCCGCTCCGCGGACGATGTCTTCATTCAGAGCCGGGACTTGCGGCCGCTCGATCGCTACTTTCCCGAGTTGCACGCGGCGCTGATCGAGCGGGTGCCGCCCGGCTGCGTCGTCGACGGCGAGATCGTGATCGCGACGCGGCACGGTCTCGACTTCGACGCGCTGCAGTTGCGGCTGCACCCGGCCGCATCGCGCGTCGCCCGCCTGGCCGCCGAGTCGCCGGCGTCGTTCGTCGCCTTCGATCTGCTCAGCGCCGGCGGCCACGACCTTCGCGCTGCGCCCCAGCACGATCGTCGTCGCGCGCTCGAACGGCTGCTCGACGGCGTGACGCCGCCCGTGCACGTGACGCCGATGACGACCGATCCGTCCATCGCCGAGGACTGGCTGAGCCGCTTCGAGGGTGCGGGGCTCGACGGCGTGGTGGCCAAGCCGGCTGATGCGCCCTATGAGCCGGGCAAGCGCTCGATGATCAAGATCAAGCACGTCCGCACGGCGGACTGTGTCGTCGGCGGATTCCGATGGCACAAGGCCGGCCCGGACAGGCTCGTCGGCTCGCTCCTGCTCGGGCTGTACGACGACGCCGGCACGCTGCACCACGTCGGCGTCACGTCGTCGTTCACGATGGCCAGGCGCCTGGAGCTCGCGCGCGAGCTCGAGCCCCTGCGGGCGCGCGCGCTCGATCGACACCCGTGGCGAAACTGGGCCGGCGCGGAGCAAGGCAACGGTGCTCGAATGCCGGGCGCGCAAAGCCGGTGGAGCGCGGGCAAGGACCTGTCGTGGGAGCCGTTGCGAGTCGAACGCGTTTGTGAGGTGAAGTACGACCACCTTCAGGGCGATCGGTTCCGGCACGCGACGACGTTCCTGCGCTGGCGGATGGACAAGCCGCCGCGCGAGTGCACCTACGAGCAGCTCGACGTCATGCCCGCTTACGAGCTGTCGAAGGTCTTCGGCGTGCGGTCTTCTTCTTCGCGCTGA
- a CDS encoding TIM barrel protein, translated as MKLGAVTYNIAKDWDIPTIIENLSAAEFDAVELRTTHRHGVEIALAPAARAAVRRQFDASPVKIGGLGTTCEFQSPDPAVVRRNVDETKAWIQLAHDIGSPGVKVRPNGLPKTVPEEKTLEQIGRALAECASFARDAGVLLHLEVHGEDTARLPRIRRIFDHAGNPPHLKVCWNSNQTDLLDGGFAAAFDLVEHQIGQVHMRDLFLDEYPWRALLTSLVAMRFQGYCFAEIPESPDPLRVLHYFRALFRAYQV; from the coding sequence CTGAAGCTCGGCGCCGTCACCTACAACATCGCCAAGGACTGGGACATCCCGACGATCATCGAGAACCTCTCGGCCGCGGAGTTCGACGCCGTCGAGCTGAGAACGACGCACAGGCACGGCGTCGAGATCGCCCTTGCTCCGGCCGCGCGCGCCGCCGTGCGCAGGCAGTTCGACGCCTCGCCGGTGAAGATCGGCGGCCTCGGCACGACGTGCGAGTTCCAGTCGCCGGACCCCGCGGTCGTGCGGCGCAACGTCGACGAGACGAAGGCATGGATACAACTCGCGCACGACATCGGCTCGCCGGGCGTCAAGGTGCGGCCGAACGGCCTTCCCAAAACGGTGCCGGAAGAGAAGACGCTCGAGCAGATCGGCCGCGCGCTGGCCGAATGCGCGTCGTTCGCCCGCGACGCCGGCGTCCTCCTCCATCTCGAGGTGCACGGCGAAGACACGGCCCGCCTGCCGCGCATCCGCCGCATCTTCGACCACGCCGGAAACCCACCACATCTGAAGGTCTGTTGGAACTCGAATCAGACCGATCTTCTGGACGGTGGATTCGCCGCCGCCTTCGATCTCGTCGAGCACCAGATTGGCCAGGTGCACATGCGCGACCTCTTCCTCGACGAGTACCCGTGGCGCGCGCTGCTCACCTCGCTCGTCGCGATGCGCTTCCAGGGATACTGCTTCGCGGAGATCCCGGAGTCGCCGGATCCCTTGCGCGTGCTCCACTACTTCCGCGCGCTGTTCCGCGCCTATCAGGTCTGA
- a CDS encoding DUF882 domain-containing protein translates to MRPTEIPSLGTRDSSGHDRSEHPCAEGFSRRRFLGMLAVALPACAAPRLVFADPAAPRALSFVHTHTAERLSVEYFSEGEYLPDALATVNHFLRDFRTGAVHDIHPGLLDLLHRLAATTETSRPFQVISGYRSPQTNAALRQRSEGVAAGSLHMRGEAIDIRLTDVPLPRLRSAALAIHGGGVGYYPASDFVHVDVGRIRTW, encoded by the coding sequence ATGCGGCCGACAGAAATCCCCAGCCTCGGCACTCGCGATTCATCCGGCCACGACCGGTCCGAGCACCCGTGTGCCGAGGGGTTCTCGCGCCGGAGGTTCCTCGGGATGTTGGCGGTCGCGCTGCCCGCCTGTGCCGCGCCGCGGCTCGTGTTCGCCGATCCTGCCGCGCCAAGGGCGTTGAGTTTCGTCCACACGCATACGGCTGAGCGGTTGTCCGTGGAGTACTTCAGCGAAGGGGAGTACCTGCCGGACGCGCTCGCCACGGTGAACCATTTCTTGCGGGATTTCCGGACGGGCGCCGTACACGACATCCATCCGGGGCTGCTCGACCTGCTGCATCGGCTCGCCGCCACGACCGAAACGAGCCGGCCGTTCCAGGTGATCTCGGGCTATCGATCGCCGCAGACGAATGCCGCGCTCCGCCAGCGCAGCGAGGGCGTCGCCGCCGGCAGCCTGCACATGCGGGGCGAGGCGATCGACATCCGGCTGACCGACGTGCCGCTGCCTCGTCTTCGATCGGCGGCGCTCGCGATCCATGGTGGCGGCGTCGGCTACTACCCGGCGTCGGATTTCGTGCACGTGGACGTCGGCCGCATCCGGACCTGGTAG
- a CDS encoding L,D-transpeptidase family protein: MSRRTRHTLAAIVLAAATAGCQRAPFRDRSGESHLATGGAEQAAPGQRPAPDTIAAAVRTLGSTLPPGEAARLATLYDRAAGAPLWVGEDGRTTGEARVALSRLRQSDAEGLVPDDYAAPELTRLETALAEPGEPSIAARFDVLLSAGLMRYYRHLHLGRTDPLTLGVQLTMPTDDHDFAEIVFAARDVDGVERTAATLAPPFTQYRALKAALARYRTLAAAPNALPAFTTTVREGDAYAGARALFDWLAALGDLPPGTPPPAAGVYDEALSRAVARFQRRHGLDVDGTLGRATAAALQVPLAWRVRQLEFALERLRWLPDLTGGRVLIVNIPMFRLWAWDAVPSADPPRLDMAVIVGRALDTRTPVFAERMRFVVFRPYWNVPMSILRKELLPEIRRDPSYLQREHLQIVRGQSDSSPVVPFSPETLAELARGAARLRQAAGPFNSLGLVKFMFPNQNEVYLHGTPATALFRQSRRDFSHGCIRVEDPVALAEWVFERQPGWPREAILAAMQGPENRRVDLVDPVQVMIFYTTAAVMQADGAVYFASDVYGQDRLLDRVW; this comes from the coding sequence ATGAGCCGAAGGACGCGACACACGCTCGCCGCGATCGTTCTCGCCGCCGCGACGGCGGGGTGTCAGCGCGCGCCGTTCCGCGATCGCAGCGGCGAGTCGCATCTCGCGACCGGCGGCGCAGAACAGGCGGCTCCCGGCCAGCGCCCGGCGCCCGACACGATCGCGGCCGCGGTTCGGACGCTCGGCAGCACGCTGCCGCCCGGCGAAGCCGCTCGACTCGCGACGCTGTACGACCGGGCAGCCGGCGCCCCGCTCTGGGTGGGCGAAGACGGCCGCACGACCGGCGAAGCGCGCGTGGCGCTCTCGCGGCTTCGTCAGTCGGATGCAGAGGGTCTCGTCCCCGACGACTACGCTGCGCCGGAACTGACGCGTCTCGAGACCGCGCTCGCCGAGCCCGGCGAGCCGTCGATCGCCGCGCGATTCGACGTGCTGCTGTCGGCGGGCCTGATGCGCTACTACCGCCACCTCCATCTCGGCCGCACGGACCCTCTCACGCTCGGCGTGCAGCTCACGATGCCGACCGACGACCACGACTTCGCGGAGATCGTGTTCGCCGCACGCGACGTCGACGGCGTCGAGCGCACGGCGGCCACGCTCGCGCCGCCGTTCACGCAGTACCGCGCGCTCAAGGCGGCTCTCGCGCGCTACCGCACGCTCGCGGCGGCGCCCAACGCCCTGCCGGCGTTCACGACGACGGTCCGCGAGGGCGATGCGTATGCCGGCGCGCGCGCGCTCTTCGACTGGCTGGCGGCGCTCGGCGATCTGCCGCCCGGCACGCCGCCTCCCGCCGCCGGCGTGTACGACGAGGCGCTGAGCCGCGCCGTCGCGCGATTCCAGCGGCGGCACGGCCTCGACGTCGACGGCACGCTCGGCCGGGCGACGGCGGCCGCGCTTCAGGTGCCGCTCGCTTGGCGCGTGCGGCAACTGGAGTTCGCGTTGGAACGCCTGCGATGGCTGCCAGATCTCACCGGCGGCCGCGTCCTCATCGTCAACATCCCGATGTTCCGGCTCTGGGCGTGGGACGCCGTGCCGTCGGCCGATCCGCCCCGCCTCGACATGGCGGTCATCGTCGGACGCGCGCTCGACACGCGCACGCCGGTGTTCGCGGAGCGCATGCGCTTCGTCGTCTTTCGGCCGTACTGGAACGTGCCGATGTCGATCCTGCGCAAGGAGCTGCTGCCGGAAATCCGGCGCGATCCGTCGTACCTGCAGCGCGAGCATCTCCAAATCGTGCGTGGTCAGTCGGACTCGTCGCCCGTCGTGCCGTTCTCGCCGGAGACGCTGGCGGAACTGGCGCGCGGCGCCGCGCGGCTGCGTCAGGCGGCCGGCCCTTTCAACTCGCTCGGCCTCGTGAAGTTCATGTTCCCGAATCAGAACGAGGTGTACCTGCACGGCACGCCGGCGACGGCGCTGTTCCGCCAGTCACGGCGCGACTTCAGCCACGGGTGCATTCGCGTCGAGGATCCGGTGGCGCTCGCCGAGTGGGTGTTCGAGCGGCAGCCGGGCTGGCCACGCGAGGCGATTCTCGCGGCCATGCAGGGCCCTGAGAACCGGCGCGTCGATCTCGTGGATCCCGTGCAGGTGATGATCTTCTACACCACGGCGGCGGTCATGCAGGCCGACGGTGCGGTGTACTTCGCGAGCGATGTGTACGGGCAGGATCGTCTGCTGGATCGCGTCTGGTGA